One Gemmatimonadota bacterium DNA window includes the following coding sequences:
- a CDS encoding ABC transporter permease, with the protein MNNVMAIYRKEVGAYFKSPMAYIFLVFFALFNGYFFSNTFFLFSQSDMRALFNITPMIYLIFVPAVTMGVLAREKSAGTHELMATLPIKNFELVIGKYLSAFTLVLAGLGFTLIHFFTLLTVGTNIDYGGVICGYLGLALVGAFYAAIGTFTSSLTDNQVVAFILAAVFVLGFYLLDKLLIFVPAALAVPIQFMAVDYHLSNMSRGVVDSRNLVYFGSLIWLFLVLTVRVIDMRKWR; encoded by the coding sequence ATGAATAATGTGATGGCGATTTATCGCAAAGAAGTGGGCGCGTATTTCAAGAGTCCTATGGCGTATATTTTTCTGGTGTTTTTCGCCCTGTTTAACGGCTATTTCTTTAGCAATACGTTCTTCCTGTTCAGTCAGTCCGATATGCGGGCACTGTTTAATATTACGCCGATGATTTACCTGATTTTTGTGCCCGCAGTCACGATGGGGGTGCTTGCGCGCGAGAAAAGCGCGGGCACACACGAGTTGATGGCGACACTTCCGATTAAAAATTTCGAACTCGTGATTGGGAAGTATTTGTCGGCATTTACCCTGGTGTTGGCCGGGCTGGGTTTTACGCTGATACATTTTTTTACGCTTCTGACCGTTGGTACAAATATCGACTACGGCGGTGTAATCTGTGGGTATTTGGGACTGGCTCTGGTAGGTGCATTTTACGCAGCTATTGGCACATTCACGAGCAGTTTGACGGATAATCAGGTGGTTGCATTTATCCTCGCGGCAGTATTTGTATTGGGATTTTATCTGCTCGATAAATTATTGATTTTTGTGCCTGCAGCTCTTGCTGTGCCCATTCAATTTATGGCGGTCGATTACCATTTGTCCAATATGTCGCGCGGGGTTGTAGATTCGCGCAATCTGGTGTATTTCGGTTCGCTGATCTGGTTGTTTTTGGTGCTTACAGTGCGCGTTATTGACATGCGGAAGTGGAGGTAG
- a CDS encoding DUF4340 domain-containing protein, whose translation MSNLNWLLIGIAVLLGLYALLQVRESGYTTPTGQVFPENTDDIYKVKMMTMGDSLTLQKKDLEWTIVGHDTLKVRDQRITALFEQVLKVSRETTMTDKADNWSKYAVDDATGTHVVIYNAKDELLAHAVFGRSSTDWARNYVRIGEGPEVYLTDRSIVYQVSTDATFWGEKLPEPAPTAVDSADVAPAPTVVDSAKAGDEG comes from the coding sequence ATGAGTAATTTAAACTGGCTTCTCATCGGGATTGCCGTGTTACTGGGGCTTTACGCGCTCTTGCAGGTGCGAGAAAGCGGATATACGACGCCCACAGGCCAGGTCTTTCCCGAGAATACCGATGATATTTACAAGGTTAAAATGATGACAATGGGCGATAGCCTGACGTTGCAAAAGAAGGATCTTGAGTGGACGATTGTGGGACACGATACTCTGAAAGTTCGAGACCAGCGAATCACGGCACTATTTGAACAGGTATTGAAGGTGAGTCGCGAGACCACGATGACAGACAAGGCTGATAATTGGTCCAAGTATGCCGTAGATGACGCGACGGGAACGCATGTCGTGATCTATAATGCGAAGGATGAGTTGCTCGCCCACGCGGTATTCGGCAGGTCGAGTACCGATTGGGCACGCAATTACGTGCGGATTGGCGAGGGACCAGAAGTGTATCTGACGGATCGGAGCATCGTCTATCAGGTCAGCACTGATGCGACATTCTGGGGAGAGAAACTGCCTGAGCCCGCGCCTACAGCAGTGGATTCCGCAGATGTAGCTCCCGCACCCACAGTAGTAGATTCCGCTAAAGCAGGAGATGAAGGATAG
- a CDS encoding GldG family protein, giving the protein MPVIDSQKSFVIFIVVAIALVTLGNLVSRNFFFRLDLTENQIYSLSPSSKVILEKIDDFLTAKVYFSENLPGQYGNTRRYLQDILEEYAAYSDGNFRFEFYRPDDDEKLALEAQKSGIQPVQLQVLENDKFEVKRIYMGMALLYGDKREVLPVIQTTTGLEYEITTRIKKLVDDNRSVVGVANTGTSAPAMERVNARLREAYDVRSVFLGAGVPDDIEMLLVNGVVDSLSEDALGALKNYIHSGGNLFLAQSKINGDLQAQRGTPIQSNIFEVLETFGVSLADNLVMDRICGTVTVSQQRGFLRFNSAVEYPFFPVLQSFPDHEIVSGLEQVQMLFSSEIVYDTADSTRLVKPLLVTSDHSGAAAGFINLNPIQNQAFQSLNEPGKVVGVYATATSDSLENVMSQLVLVSSSDFLLDSGGGQVPSNGIFVMNTVDVLIGDRDLVALRSREITTRPLQTVEDTTRTTVKTLNIVLPVLLIIVLGLVQWRLVVARAKRLEALYE; this is encoded by the coding sequence ATGCCAGTTATTGATTCCCAAAAGAGCTTTGTAATTTTTATTGTGGTTGCTATCGCGCTCGTGACACTCGGCAATCTGGTTTCCCGCAATTTTTTCTTTCGGCTGGACCTGACTGAGAATCAGATTTATTCGCTGTCGCCATCGAGCAAGGTGATCCTCGAGAAGATCGACGACTTTTTGACTGCTAAAGTCTATTTTTCCGAAAATTTGCCCGGGCAATACGGCAATACGCGGCGGTATTTGCAGGATATTCTGGAAGAATATGCCGCGTATTCTGATGGTAATTTTCGGTTTGAGTTTTACAGACCCGATGACGATGAAAAATTGGCACTTGAAGCGCAAAAATCGGGTATTCAGCCCGTGCAATTGCAAGTGCTCGAAAACGACAAGTTTGAGGTAAAGCGCATTTATATGGGAATGGCGCTGCTCTACGGCGACAAGCGAGAGGTATTGCCGGTTATTCAAACGACCACGGGGCTGGAATACGAGATTACAACGCGAATTAAAAAACTGGTTGACGATAACCGCTCTGTAGTGGGAGTGGCAAATACCGGGACTTCGGCACCGGCAATGGAGCGGGTGAATGCGCGGCTTCGGGAAGCCTACGACGTGCGCTCGGTCTTTTTGGGTGCTGGCGTGCCCGACGATATAGAGATGTTGCTCGTCAATGGGGTTGTGGATTCTCTGTCTGAAGATGCACTCGGCGCGCTAAAGAACTATATCCACTCGGGAGGCAATTTGTTTTTGGCGCAAAGCAAGATCAATGGCGACCTTCAGGCGCAGCGCGGGACGCCCATTCAGTCCAATATCTTTGAAGTACTCGAAACCTTTGGCGTGAGCCTGGCTGACAATCTGGTAATGGATCGAATTTGTGGCACGGTTACGGTGTCACAACAGCGCGGTTTTTTGCGCTTTAATTCGGCGGTGGAGTATCCATTCTTTCCCGTGTTGCAATCTTTTCCCGATCACGAAATAGTCAGTGGCTTAGAGCAAGTTCAAATGCTGTTTTCCAGTGAGATTGTTTACGATACGGCTGATTCAACGCGCCTTGTGAAACCTTTGCTGGTCACGTCAGACCATTCGGGTGCGGCGGCCGGGTTTATCAATCTCAACCCCATTCAGAACCAGGCATTTCAATCGCTCAACGAACCGGGCAAGGTAGTGGGAGTTTATGCGACGGCTACCTCAGATAGCCTGGAAAATGTGATGAGCCAATTGGTGCTGGTGTCGTCCTCCGACTTTCTACTCGACAGCGGGGGAGGACAGGTGCCGTCCAATGGGATTTTTGTGATGAATACGGTAGATGTGCTCATTGGCGACCGCGACCTCGTGGCTTTGAGATCGCGCGAGATTACAACGCGACCATTGCAAACTGTGGAGGATACGACTCGAACCACGGTGAAAACCCTCAATATTGTGCTGCCCGTGCTGCTGATCATTGTTTTAGGGCTGGTGCAGTGGCGGCTTGTGGTGGCGCGTGCAAAGCGATTGGAGGCACTCTATGAGTAA